The proteins below come from a single Agromyces flavus genomic window:
- a CDS encoding MFS transporter — protein sequence MSTSELARAGARTTTSDPAKAQGTALPWRVLLVLASAVFLSITIEMLPTGLLPEMSADLGVGEPLVGLLVSVFAFTVVVTSTPLTAITRRMSRRTLLTAVLVLLAASTLLSAVVPEYWMLIGVRVVGGIAHGVFWALVGAYPARVVAEGQLGRAISIVLGGGTIALIAGVPLATALGQALGWRPAFAVVAGLTFAGALLMRAVLPADGATSTVREGAVVPDEPAASSAARAHAASARPAGTTAVLVVCVVTAIVMTGQYAALTYIAPILTDVVGAPASAVAPLLFASGIAGAAGLAVAGTRFARNGIRTLVLALAVIAASLVVLTSVPALWPAVFAYLVWGFAFGAVPPLLQTRLLQAAAPERRDAASALYTTGFNIGIGGGALIGGLLFGSFGVGSIPLAFVVLAVLAAVIVASSTLRMSRVRVAAATGSVRTSSA from the coding sequence ATGTCGACCTCCGAACTCGCGCGCGCCGGCGCGCGCACCACCACCTCCGACCCCGCGAAGGCCCAGGGCACCGCCCTGCCGTGGCGTGTGCTCCTCGTCCTCGCCTCCGCCGTCTTCCTCTCCATCACGATCGAGATGCTGCCGACCGGCCTGCTTCCCGAGATGAGCGCCGACCTCGGGGTCGGCGAGCCGCTCGTGGGCCTGCTCGTCTCGGTCTTCGCGTTCACGGTCGTCGTGACCTCGACGCCGCTCACCGCGATCACCCGGCGGATGTCGCGGCGCACCCTGCTCACCGCGGTGCTCGTCCTGCTCGCGGCATCCACCCTGCTGAGTGCCGTCGTGCCCGAGTACTGGATGCTCATCGGCGTGCGCGTCGTCGGCGGCATCGCGCACGGCGTGTTCTGGGCGCTCGTCGGCGCCTACCCCGCTCGCGTCGTGGCCGAGGGCCAGCTCGGCCGGGCCATCTCGATCGTGCTGGGCGGCGGCACGATCGCCCTCATCGCGGGCGTGCCGCTCGCGACCGCGCTCGGCCAGGCGCTCGGCTGGCGCCCCGCATTCGCGGTGGTCGCGGGGCTGACGTTCGCCGGGGCGCTCCTGATGCGGGCCGTGCTGCCGGCGGATGGCGCGACCTCGACGGTGCGCGAGGGTGCCGTGGTGCCGGACGAGCCGGCCGCCTCGTCCGCCGCTCGCGCGCACGCGGCATCCGCTCGCCCCGCCGGCACGACCGCCGTGCTCGTCGTGTGCGTGGTGACCGCGATCGTGATGACCGGGCAGTACGCGGCGCTCACCTACATCGCGCCGATCCTCACCGACGTGGTCGGGGCGCCGGCGTCGGCCGTCGCGCCGCTGCTGTTCGCCTCCGGGATCGCGGGCGCGGCCGGCCTCGCGGTGGCGGGCACGCGGTTCGCTCGGAACGGCATCCGCACGCTCGTCCTCGCCCTGGCGGTGATCGCGGCATCCCTCGTCGTGCTGACATCGGTGCCCGCGCTGTGGCCGGCCGTCTTCGCGTACCTCGTGTGGGGCTTCGCGTTCGGTGCGGTGCCGCCCCTGCTCCAGACCCGCCTCCTGCAGGCCGCCGCGCCCGAGCGACGCGACGCCGCGAGCGCGCTCTACACGACGGGGTTCAACATCGGCATCGGCGGCGGTGCGCTCATCGGCGGGCTGCTCTTCGGCTCGTTCGGCGTGGGATCCATCCCGCTCGCCTTCGTCGTGCTGGCCGTGCTCGCGGCCGTGATCGTGGCGTCCTCGACGCTCCGGATGTCGCGGGTGCGCGTCGCCGCAGCCACCGGCTCGGTGCGCACGTCGAGCGCGTAG
- a CDS encoding type II toxin-antitoxin system HipA family toxin, which produces MTVDLEDLRHIRRADVRKRGRLTARLERRDDGAIEFRYLDDYLARADAEPVAFTLPLTDAPLVTPSGSLPAFFAGLLPEGHRLTVLRRAVKTSASDELSLLLAVGEDVPGDVQVVPEGQAPADRETLIGANSPEALDFESLIDAVDRHAIPGVQRKASASMISTPLATRSGRYILKLSPDEYPDLVENEAAHLLAAARMKVPVSRAAVVTDRTGTTGLLVQRFDRVASDGGFLRLALEDATQVLGQPPAAKYALDAERVIRALAEVCRAPAVATRNLYLQFLFAWLTGNGDLHAKNVAVLRSDVATRAWAIAPVYDIPCTLVYGDDSMALPIAGRTRKLRLRHWRELAAAVGLPERAAASAERVAVAAASTVDLASLPFSGSPLNRAERELRFRRAELEG; this is translated from the coding sequence GTGACGGTCGACCTCGAGGACCTCAGGCATATCCGCCGCGCTGATGTCCGGAAGCGCGGTCGGCTGACCGCTCGCCTCGAGCGCCGCGACGACGGGGCGATCGAGTTCCGCTACCTCGACGACTACCTGGCTCGGGCGGACGCCGAGCCCGTGGCGTTCACGCTTCCGCTGACCGACGCCCCGCTCGTGACCCCGTCGGGATCGCTGCCCGCGTTCTTCGCCGGCCTCCTCCCCGAGGGCCACCGGCTCACCGTGCTGCGTCGCGCGGTCAAGACGAGCGCGAGCGACGAGCTGAGCCTGCTTCTCGCAGTGGGCGAGGACGTGCCGGGCGATGTGCAGGTGGTCCCCGAGGGCCAGGCCCCCGCAGACCGAGAGACGCTGATCGGCGCGAACTCGCCGGAGGCGCTCGACTTCGAGTCGCTCATCGACGCGGTCGACCGCCACGCGATCCCCGGTGTGCAACGCAAGGCCAGCGCCTCCATGATCAGCACGCCGCTCGCCACGCGTTCCGGGCGATACATCCTGAAGCTGAGTCCCGACGAGTACCCGGACTTGGTCGAGAACGAGGCCGCCCACCTTCTCGCCGCGGCGCGGATGAAGGTCCCGGTCTCGCGCGCCGCCGTGGTGACCGACCGCACCGGGACGACCGGGCTGCTGGTGCAGCGGTTCGATCGCGTCGCGTCCGACGGCGGATTCCTCCGCCTCGCCCTCGAGGACGCGACACAAGTGCTCGGGCAGCCGCCCGCTGCGAAGTATGCGCTCGACGCCGAGCGGGTGATTCGGGCACTCGCCGAGGTCTGCCGCGCGCCCGCCGTCGCGACGCGCAACCTGTACCTGCAGTTCCTGTTCGCCTGGCTGACGGGCAACGGCGACCTCCATGCCAAGAACGTCGCGGTGCTGCGATCGGATGTCGCGACCCGCGCCTGGGCGATCGCGCCCGTCTACGACATCCCGTGCACGCTCGTCTATGGCGACGACTCGATGGCGCTGCCGATCGCCGGCCGCACGAGGAAGCTGCGCCTGCGGCACTGGCGCGAGCTCGCTGCGGCGGTCGGGCTGCCCGAGCGCGCAGCCGCCTCGGCGGAACGCGTGGCCGTGGCTGCGGCCTCCACCGTCGACCTCGCATCACTCCCGTTCAGCGGGTCGCCACTCAACCGTGCCGAGCGCGAGCTCAGGTTCCGACGAGCGGAACTCGAGGGCTGA
- the glyA gene encoding serine hydroxymethyltransferase: MAESLTTDAPADAVAGAASVFNQPLAEVDPEIAEVLEQELNRQRTTLEMIASENFVPVSVLQSQGSVLTNKYAEGYPGRRYYGGCEFVDVAENLAIQRAKSLFGAEYANVQPHSGATANAAVLSAIATPGDTILGLELAHGGHLTHGMKLNFSGKLYHAVAYGVDPESFVVDMDVVRDKAREHKPQVIIAGWSAYPRQLDFAAFREIADEVGAKLWVDMAHFAGLVAAGLHPNPVPHADVVSSTVHKTIGGPRSGFILSRDMELAKKLNSNVFPGQQGGPLMHVIAAKATAFKIAASAEFKDRQERTVRGAKILAERLVADDSRAAGVDVLTGGTDVHLVLADLRTSELDGQQAEDRLHEVGITVNRNAVPFDPRPPMVTSGLRIGTPALATRGFGDAEFAEVADIIALALQANPDVAALRSRVEALTAAFPLYPGLQQ, from the coding sequence TTGGCCGAGTCCCTCACCACCGACGCCCCCGCCGACGCCGTCGCGGGCGCCGCATCCGTCTTCAACCAGCCTCTCGCCGAGGTCGACCCCGAGATCGCCGAGGTCCTCGAGCAGGAGCTGAACCGCCAGCGCACCACGCTCGAGATGATCGCGAGCGAGAACTTCGTGCCCGTCTCGGTGCTGCAGTCGCAGGGCTCGGTGCTCACCAACAAGTACGCCGAGGGCTACCCGGGTCGCCGCTACTACGGCGGCTGCGAGTTCGTCGACGTCGCCGAGAACCTCGCGATCCAGCGCGCGAAGTCGCTGTTCGGCGCCGAGTACGCCAACGTGCAGCCGCACTCGGGCGCGACCGCCAACGCCGCGGTGCTGAGCGCCATCGCCACGCCGGGCGACACCATCCTCGGCCTCGAGCTCGCGCACGGCGGCCACCTCACGCACGGAATGAAGCTGAACTTCTCGGGCAAGCTCTACCACGCGGTCGCGTACGGCGTCGACCCCGAGTCGTTCGTCGTCGACATGGACGTCGTGCGCGACAAGGCCCGCGAGCACAAGCCGCAGGTCATCATCGCCGGCTGGTCGGCCTACCCGCGCCAGCTCGACTTCGCCGCGTTCCGCGAGATCGCCGACGAGGTGGGCGCCAAGCTGTGGGTCGACATGGCGCACTTCGCGGGCCTCGTCGCCGCGGGGCTGCACCCCAACCCGGTGCCCCACGCGGATGTCGTCAGCTCGACGGTGCACAAGACGATCGGCGGTCCGCGCTCGGGCTTCATCCTCTCGCGCGACATGGAGCTCGCGAAGAAGCTGAACTCGAACGTGTTCCCCGGCCAGCAGGGCGGACCGCTCATGCACGTCATCGCCGCGAAGGCGACGGCGTTCAAGATCGCGGCGTCGGCCGAGTTCAAGGACCGCCAGGAGCGCACGGTGCGCGGTGCGAAGATCCTCGCCGAGCGCCTCGTCGCCGACGACTCGCGCGCGGCCGGCGTCGACGTGCTCACGGGGGGCACCGACGTGCACCTCGTGCTCGCCGACCTCCGCACGTCCGAGCTCGACGGCCAGCAGGCCGAGGACCGCCTGCACGAGGTCGGCATCACGGTGAACCGCAACGCGGTGCCGTTCGACCCGCGTCCGCCGATGGTCACGTCGGGTCTGCGCATCGGCACGCCGGCGCTGGCGACCCGCGGGTTCGGCGACGCCGAGTTCGCCGAGGTGGCCGACATCATCGCGCTCGCGCTGCAGGCGAACCCGGATGTCGCGGCGCTGCGCTCGCGCGTCGAGGCGCTGACCGCGGCCTTCCCGCTCTACCCCGGCCTCCAGCAGTAG
- a CDS encoding helix-turn-helix transcriptional regulator: protein MAVPIDIGRAIRAARQAHGLTQEQLAELAGTSTRTVREIEKGSGGTSLDTVVAVAAAVGLEIGIVS, encoded by the coding sequence GTGGCCGTCCCCATCGACATCGGTCGGGCCATCCGCGCGGCCCGGCAGGCGCACGGGCTGACGCAGGAGCAGCTCGCCGAGCTGGCAGGCACGTCGACCCGCACCGTGCGTGAGATCGAGAAGGGCAGCGGAGGCACGAGCCTCGACACCGTCGTCGCCGTCGCGGCCGCGGTGGGACTCGAGATCGGGATCGTCTCGTGA
- a CDS encoding sensor histidine kinase: MQWALAILTVIAYATLPLGSSSFEQQPVPTLLVGLAFVLLAIFGFPFVRARSIWWRAAFALVQLALGFWIYSLSGAAVGASLLLVVLVVQSVLLLPLPAAAVVAAVIPLVHLGMDWQDGIREGLGTLAVTVFTLIVTELLVREQTARAALADANEQLRGYTAQAEQLAAIRERNRLARDIHDGVGHHLTVVQMQLEAARAVLGTAERERIDAMLAAAQEQSGQALAEVRRSVAALRDERPRLEDALRTLVSEATAAGAPAELEIRGEVRPVRAEVDESLFRAAQEGLTNVRKHAHASRTSVVLDFRAEDRIRLEVHDDGRGVPETPGDGFGLTGLRERMANLGGRLTLDSDGATGSTLAVEVPA; this comes from the coding sequence GTGCAGTGGGCGCTGGCAATCCTCACCGTCATCGCGTACGCGACGTTGCCGCTCGGGTCGTCGAGCTTCGAGCAGCAGCCGGTGCCGACCCTGCTCGTGGGCCTGGCGTTCGTGCTGCTCGCGATCTTCGGCTTCCCGTTCGTGCGGGCGCGATCGATCTGGTGGCGGGCGGCATTCGCCCTGGTGCAACTGGCCCTCGGCTTCTGGATCTACTCCCTCTCGGGCGCGGCCGTCGGAGCGAGCCTCCTCCTCGTCGTGCTGGTGGTGCAGAGCGTGCTGCTCCTGCCGCTGCCCGCGGCGGCGGTCGTCGCCGCCGTCATCCCGTTGGTCCATCTCGGCATGGACTGGCAGGACGGCATCCGCGAAGGCCTCGGCACGCTCGCGGTCACGGTGTTCACGCTCATCGTGACCGAGCTGCTCGTGCGCGAGCAGACCGCGCGGGCCGCGCTCGCCGACGCGAACGAGCAACTGCGCGGCTATACCGCCCAAGCCGAGCAGCTCGCCGCGATCCGCGAGCGCAACCGGTTGGCTCGCGACATCCATGACGGCGTCGGACACCACCTGACCGTGGTGCAGATGCAGCTCGAGGCGGCTCGCGCCGTCCTCGGCACGGCGGAACGGGAGCGGATCGACGCGATGCTCGCCGCCGCGCAGGAGCAGTCGGGGCAGGCGCTCGCCGAGGTGCGGCGGTCGGTGGCGGCGTTGCGGGACGAGCGGCCGAGGCTCGAGGACGCCCTGCGCACGCTCGTCTCGGAGGCGACCGCGGCCGGCGCGCCCGCGGAGCTCGAGATCCGCGGCGAAGTCCGCCCGGTCCGGGCGGAGGTCGACGAGTCGCTCTTCCGTGCGGCTCAGGAGGGCCTCACGAACGTCCGGAAGCACGCGCACGCGAGCCGCACCAGCGTCGTCCTCGACTTCCGCGCCGAGGACCGCATCCGGCTCGAGGTGCACGACGACGGCCGCGGCGTTCCCGAGACGCCGGGCGACGGGTTCGGCCTCACCGGACTGCGCGAGCGGATGGCGAACCTCGGCGGTCGGCTGACGCTGGACTCCGACGGCGCGACCGGGTCCACCCTCGCCGTGGAGGTGCCGGCGTGA
- a CDS encoding endonuclease domain-containing protein encodes MDLVDWLSSNGGIAHVDDLVRAGFTRHRIRNAVAASLVRRIRRSWVCTSAAPPLLKRAASVSGRLACVTAAKHHGLWTLDDDDDEQVPDRTHLSVAPNASRFDAGDATVHWNAGLVETSRHELVEPVLNALVQIADCRPFDHAVATWESAIRKGAIQRDFLGRLPLRTEASRRVLLASSELSDSGIESLPLARLRRIGIEPRQQARLLGHRVDGLIGDRLVYQVDGYEFHRSSEQRNTDIAHDRALTLAGFTVFRFDYTDVIFGWAAIEQQIREALAIGLHRAA; translated from the coding sequence GTGGACCTCGTCGACTGGCTCAGCAGCAATGGCGGTATCGCGCACGTCGACGATCTCGTCCGCGCCGGCTTCACGCGTCACCGGATCCGCAACGCCGTTGCGGCCTCCCTGGTGCGACGAATCCGTCGTTCGTGGGTGTGCACATCGGCTGCGCCGCCGCTGCTGAAGAGAGCCGCGTCGGTCAGCGGCCGTCTCGCGTGTGTGACGGCCGCGAAGCATCACGGGCTGTGGACGCTCGACGATGACGACGACGAGCAGGTGCCGGATAGGACCCACCTCTCGGTGGCGCCGAACGCGTCGCGATTCGACGCCGGCGACGCCACTGTCCACTGGAACGCCGGGCTGGTCGAGACCAGTCGCCACGAGCTGGTCGAGCCGGTCTTGAACGCGCTCGTGCAGATCGCGGATTGCCGACCGTTCGATCACGCCGTCGCCACCTGGGAGTCGGCGATCAGAAAGGGTGCGATCCAGCGCGACTTCCTGGGCCGCCTCCCGCTCCGGACGGAGGCGTCTCGCCGAGTCCTCCTCGCGAGTTCCGAGCTGTCCGACTCGGGCATCGAGTCGCTGCCGCTCGCGCGTCTCAGACGGATCGGCATCGAACCGCGGCAGCAGGCCCGGCTCCTCGGTCACCGCGTCGACGGCCTCATCGGCGACCGACTCGTGTACCAGGTCGACGGGTACGAGTTCCACCGCTCGAGTGAACAGCGCAACACCGACATCGCGCATGACCGGGCGCTGACGCTCGCCGGATTCACAGTGTTCCGGTTCGACTACACGGACGTCATCTTCGGGTGGGCGGCGATCGAGCAACAGATCCGGGAGGCGCTCGCGATCGGGCTGCATCGGGCCGCCTGA
- a CDS encoding bifunctional methylenetetrahydrofolate dehydrogenase/methenyltetrahydrofolate cyclohydrolase: MTAITLDGVATASAVKSELTTRITELRAHGVVPGLGTLLVGDDPASRSYVAGKHRDCAEVGIESIRVDLPRSASTADVRAAIRDLNSAREVTGYIVQLPLPAGHDENAMLELIDPDKDADGLHPTNLGRLVLGIEGELHSPLPCTPAGIVEMLRRYDVPIRGQHVTVIGRGLTVGRPLGLLFTRKGLDATVTLTHSRTEDLAAEVRRADIVVAAVGVPHMVKPEWIKPGAAVLDVGITRVADEETGKGKLTGDVDPAVAEVAGHLSPNPGGVGPMTRAMLLANVVKAAEFKLHGR, from the coding sequence ATGACCGCGATCACCCTCGACGGCGTCGCGACGGCGTCGGCCGTCAAGTCCGAGCTCACGACGCGCATCACCGAGCTGCGCGCCCACGGCGTCGTGCCCGGCCTCGGCACGCTGCTCGTCGGCGACGACCCGGCGTCGCGGTCGTACGTCGCCGGCAAGCACCGCGACTGCGCCGAGGTCGGCATCGAGTCGATCCGCGTCGACCTGCCCCGGTCGGCCTCGACCGCCGACGTGCGCGCGGCGATCCGCGACCTCAACTCGGCCCGCGAGGTGACCGGCTACATCGTGCAGCTGCCGCTGCCAGCGGGGCACGACGAGAACGCCATGCTCGAGCTCATCGACCCCGACAAGGACGCCGACGGCCTGCACCCGACGAACCTCGGCCGGCTCGTGCTCGGCATCGAGGGCGAGCTGCACTCGCCGCTCCCGTGCACGCCGGCGGGCATCGTCGAGATGCTGCGCCGGTACGACGTGCCCATCCGCGGGCAGCATGTCACCGTGATCGGTCGAGGCCTCACGGTCGGCCGCCCCCTCGGGTTGCTCTTCACCCGCAAGGGGCTGGATGCCACGGTCACGCTCACGCACTCGCGTACCGAGGACCTCGCCGCCGAGGTCCGTCGTGCCGACATCGTCGTCGCGGCCGTCGGCGTGCCGCACATGGTGAAGCCCGAGTGGATCAAGCCGGGCGCCGCGGTGCTCGACGTGGGCATCACGCGCGTCGCCGACGAGGAGACGGGCAAGGGCAAGCTCACGGGTGACGTCGACCCGGCGGTCGCCGAGGTCGCGGGCCACCTCTCGCCGAACCCCGGCGGTGTCGGCCCGATGACGCGGGCCATGCTGCTCGCGAACGTCGTGAAGGCCGCGGAGTTCAAGCTGCACGGGCGCTGA
- a CDS encoding N-acetylglucosamine-6-phosphate deacetylase, with the protein MPVTVIHSARLVSGGDTALDAWVRFEGDRVAARGVGDAWRDGIPAGAEVTDAAGRWLTPGFVDLHCHGGGGASADDGEDAIATVLATHRAHGTTRTVLSLVTATIAELEQRLGEIARVAASDPLVLGSHLEGPFLDHDFRGAHDPAQLRSPDAETVDRLLTASDGTLRQITIAPEHDGADDAVARFTEARVAVALGHTGADFDTALRAFESGASILTHAFNGMRGIHHRAPGPVVAAMRADHVTLEVIGDGVHVHPDVVRLAFAGAPGRVALVTDAMAATGAADGRYGLGSLDVDVRDGVARLVEGGAIAGSTLTQDVALHRAVVESGLTIEEAVASATSTPAAAIGRAHDLGRLEPGFAADAVLLDDDLAVEGVWGAGRRLA; encoded by the coding sequence CTGCCCGTGACCGTGATCCACTCCGCCCGCCTGGTGTCCGGCGGCGACACGGCGCTCGACGCGTGGGTGCGGTTCGAGGGCGACCGCGTGGCCGCTCGAGGCGTCGGCGACGCGTGGCGCGACGGGATCCCCGCCGGTGCCGAGGTGACGGATGCCGCGGGCCGCTGGCTCACGCCCGGCTTCGTCGACCTGCACTGCCACGGCGGCGGCGGCGCGTCGGCCGACGACGGCGAGGACGCCATCGCGACCGTGCTCGCCACGCACCGCGCGCACGGCACGACGCGCACGGTCCTCTCGCTCGTGACCGCGACGATCGCCGAGCTCGAACAGAGGCTGGGCGAGATCGCCCGCGTCGCGGCATCCGACCCGCTCGTGCTCGGCTCCCACCTCGAGGGGCCGTTCCTCGACCACGACTTCCGCGGCGCGCACGACCCTGCGCAGCTGCGCTCGCCTGACGCCGAGACCGTCGACCGGCTGTTGACGGCGTCGGATGGCACGCTCCGCCAGATCACGATCGCCCCCGAGCACGACGGGGCCGACGACGCCGTCGCGCGCTTCACCGAGGCGCGCGTCGCGGTCGCCCTCGGACACACGGGCGCCGACTTCGACACGGCGCTGCGGGCGTTCGAATCGGGGGCGTCGATCCTCACGCATGCGTTCAACGGCATGCGCGGCATCCATCACCGCGCGCCCGGGCCGGTCGTCGCGGCGATGCGCGCCGACCACGTCACGCTCGAGGTCATCGGCGACGGCGTCCACGTGCACCCCGACGTCGTGCGGCTCGCGTTCGCCGGTGCGCCCGGCCGGGTCGCGCTCGTGACCGACGCCATGGCGGCCACCGGCGCGGCCGACGGACGCTACGGGCTCGGGTCGCTCGACGTCGACGTGCGCGACGGCGTCGCTCGCCTCGTCGAGGGCGGCGCGATCGCCGGGTCCACGCTGACGCAGGATGTCGCGCTGCACCGCGCGGTCGTCGAGTCCGGCCTCACGATCGAGGAGGCCGTCGCCTCCGCGACCTCGACTCCCGCCGCCGCCATCGGCCGTGCGCACGATCTCGGCCGGCTCGAACCCGGGTTCGCGGCCGACGCCGTGCTGCTCGACGACGACCTGGCGGTCGAGGGCGTCTGGGGCGCCGGCCGGCGCCTCGCCTGA
- a CDS encoding response regulator transcription factor, producing MTIRVLLADDQALFREALRTLLEVQSGIEVVGEAGNGDEAVRRSGELRPDVVLMDLRMPVLDGIAATARLRAEQPDVRVLALTTFDDDEDVFAALRAGAVGYLLKDVTSARLVDALEAAARGESVLQPSVAAKVIARVAGMPQEAPPPDHPLSDREVEVVRLLADGRSNREIAGALFLAEGTVKNLVTSVISKLQVRDRTQAAIRARDLGIV from the coding sequence GTGACGATCCGCGTGCTCCTCGCCGACGACCAGGCGCTCTTCCGCGAGGCGCTCCGGACGCTGCTCGAGGTGCAGTCCGGTATCGAGGTCGTGGGCGAGGCGGGGAACGGCGACGAGGCGGTTCGGCGCAGCGGCGAGCTGCGCCCCGACGTCGTGCTCATGGACCTGCGGATGCCCGTGCTCGACGGCATCGCGGCGACCGCACGGCTCCGCGCCGAGCAACCCGACGTGCGGGTCCTCGCACTGACGACGTTCGACGACGACGAGGACGTCTTCGCGGCGCTCCGGGCGGGCGCCGTCGGGTACCTGCTGAAGGACGTCACCTCGGCGCGCCTCGTCGACGCGCTGGAGGCGGCGGCCCGCGGGGAGTCAGTGCTGCAGCCGTCGGTGGCGGCGAAGGTCATCGCGCGGGTGGCCGGCATGCCGCAGGAGGCGCCGCCGCCGGACCATCCGCTGTCAGACCGGGAGGTGGAGGTCGTGCGCCTGCTCGCCGACGGGCGCAGCAACCGCGAGATCGCGGGCGCGCTGTTCTTGGCCGAGGGCACGGTCAAGAACCTCGTGACGAGCGTGATCTCGAAGCTCCAGGTGCGAGACCGCACGCAGGCGGCGATCCGAGCCCGGGACCTCGGCATCGTCTGA
- a CDS encoding acylneuraminate cytidylyltransferase produces the protein MSRERAGSTVAIIPARGGSQGLPGKNVARIGGVPLVARAAHAALAAERIDRVVVTTDDEEIADAALAAGAEVVARPAELAGPAASSESAVRHALEALGFDAPGAPDAITVFLQATSPFIDPADLEAAVERVAIGERDIVFAATPTHGFLWRERADDADGASAIGVNHDPSHRPRRQDREPEYLETGAFYVFRTAGFLQAQHRFFGRIGIQAVHPDHAIEIDDSADLARARALAPRIDRRLAAAIGSAQARRAGAGSAWIADPRHPFIDVDAVVTDFDGVHTDDTATVDELGRESVRVSRADGAGVARLRDAGIPVLILSAEANPVVSRRAEKLGVDCVQGLSDKGSALREWAAARGIRLDRIAYLGNDRGDIPALDLVGWPLAVPDAAPDALERARHVLQRHGGHGAVRELADLVLAARAAKRRVAASDDADADDTDARAATREPGELDPAHPTRLQREAIAAAASGTVTAP, from the coding sequence ATGAGCAGGGAGCGCGCCGGATCGACGGTCGCCATCATTCCCGCGCGTGGCGGCTCGCAGGGCCTTCCGGGCAAGAACGTCGCCCGCATCGGCGGCGTGCCGCTCGTCGCCCGGGCGGCGCACGCGGCGCTCGCCGCCGAGCGCATCGACCGCGTCGTCGTCACGACCGACGACGAGGAGATCGCCGACGCCGCGCTCGCCGCGGGAGCCGAGGTGGTGGCCCGGCCCGCCGAGCTCGCGGGGCCGGCGGCGTCGAGCGAGTCGGCGGTGCGGCACGCGCTCGAGGCGCTCGGATTCGACGCCCCGGGCGCGCCCGACGCCATCACGGTCTTCCTGCAGGCGACCTCGCCCTTCATCGACCCCGCCGACCTCGAGGCGGCCGTCGAGCGGGTCGCGATCGGCGAGCGCGACATCGTGTTCGCCGCGACGCCGACGCACGGCTTCCTCTGGCGTGAGCGAGCGGATGACGCGGACGGCGCGAGCGCCATCGGCGTCAACCACGATCCGTCGCATCGCCCGCGCCGGCAGGACCGCGAACCCGAGTACCTCGAGACCGGTGCGTTCTACGTGTTCCGCACCGCGGGGTTCCTCCAGGCGCAGCATCGGTTCTTCGGCCGCATCGGCATCCAGGCGGTCCACCCGGACCATGCGATCGAGATCGACGACTCCGCCGACCTCGCGCGCGCCCGGGCGCTCGCGCCACGGATCGACCGCCGGCTCGCCGCCGCGATCGGCTCCGCGCAGGCGCGGCGCGCGGGCGCCGGCAGCGCGTGGATCGCGGACCCGCGCCATCCGTTCATCGACGTCGACGCGGTCGTGACCGACTTCGACGGCGTGCACACCGACGACACCGCGACGGTCGACGAGCTCGGCCGCGAGTCGGTGCGGGTGAGCCGCGCCGACGGCGCCGGCGTCGCACGGCTGCGCGACGCGGGCATCCCCGTGCTGATCCTGAGCGCCGAGGCGAACCCCGTCGTGAGCCGCCGCGCCGAGAAGCTCGGCGTCGACTGCGTGCAGGGCCTCTCCGACAAGGGCTCGGCGCTGCGCGAGTGGGCGGCCGCCCGCGGCATCCGACTCGACCGCATCGCCTACCTCGGCAACGACCGCGGCGACATCCCCGCGCTCGACCTCGTCGGGTGGCCCCTCGCGGTGCCGGATGCCGCGCCCGACGCGCTCGAACGGGCGCGCCACGTGCTGCAGCGGCACGGCGGGCACGGCGCGGTGCGCGAGCTCGCCGACCTCGTGCTCGCCGCCCGCGCAGCGAAGCGCCGCGTCGCGGCATCCGACGACGCCGACGCCGACGACACCGACGCCAGGGCCGCGACCCGCGAGCCCGGCGAGCTCGACCCCGCCCACCCGACCCGGCTGCAGCGCGAGGCCATCGCCGCCGCGGCCTCCGGCACCGTCACCGCACCCTGA